In Brachypodium distachyon strain Bd21 chromosome 2, Brachypodium_distachyon_v3.0, whole genome shotgun sequence, one genomic interval encodes:
- the LOC100838573 gene encoding uncharacterized protein LOC100838573, with the protein MASDKRIQPAAGGIGGGGAAAGMEPPEGGLGKRLLHVLRTVYHMLRRGLCRKRLMMDLHLLLGRGKIAGRALRGLLHAHSHHHGAMASASASPSALAFYAHNPRDVEFSCNTTPIYGHAPFKLGGRGRNGNGNYGGLDAATVAAAFEMMNNAHVVASGSGTSETPVASPMLALSLGRRPAGARQLRVTDSPFPVEPEGVDERVDAEADSFIRRFYEQLRLQQSNATPDNCARRRG; encoded by the coding sequence ATGGCGAGCGACAAGAGAATCCAGCCGGCAGCAGGCGGcataggaggaggaggggcagcggcggggaTGGAGCCGCCGGAAGGGGGCCTCGGGAAGCGGCTGCTGCACGTGCTGCGCACCGTGTACCACATGCTGCGCCGGGGCCTCTGCCGCAAGCGCCTCATGATGGACCTCCACCTGCTGCTGGGCCGCGGCAAGATCGCCGGCCGCGCGctccgcggcctcctccacgCCCACAGCCACCACCACGGCGCCATGGCTTCGGCTTCGGCATCCCCGTCCGCGCTCGCCTTCTACGCGCACAACCCGCGGGACGTGGAGTTCAGCTGCAACACGACGCCCATCTACGGCCACGCGCCCTTCAAgctcggcggccgcggccggaaCGGGAACGGCAACTACGGCGGGCTGGACGCGGCCACCGTGGCCGCGGCGTTCGAGATGATGAACAACGCGCACGTCGTGGCCTCGGGCAGCGGGACCAGTGAGACGCCGGTGGCGTCGCCGATGCTGGCGCTGAGCCTTGGGCGGAGGccggcgggggcgcggcagCTGCGGGTGACGGACTCGCCGTTCCCCGTGGAGCCCGAGGGCGTGGACGAGCGCGTGGACGCCGAGGCCGACAGCTTCATCAGGAGGTTCTACGAGCAGCTCCGCCTGCAGCAGTCCAACGCCACGCCCGACaactgcgcccgccgccgtggctAA
- the LOC100839497 gene encoding lachrymatory-factor synthase: protein MGMAAETPSTDAVPPRPAGKAWEWEGRVVSPVPAATADEAWALLSDFLAFHRWHPRVAVCRLAAQPDAPSSGGSGTGGRVVRYCEGTPRDDGLPADWAHETLLEHDAARRFFRYEMNDNNMGFGIFFAAFRVVALGAAADGAGTAGCELRWEFECEPVRGTAREALVARLQAGLDGMAARVQEHVMSARAAAAVEAAPTTSLQQAASGLEAADGLKLDNSIAV from the coding sequence ATGGGGATGGCAGCCGAAACGCCGTCGACGGACGCCGTACCGCCGCGGCCTGCTGGCAAGGCGTGGGAGTGGGAAGGGCGGGTGGTCTCGCCAGTGCCGGCGGCGACTGCGGACGAGGCGTGGGCGCTGCTTTCCGACTTCCTGGCGTTCCACCGCTGGCACCCGCGCGTGGCCGTCTGCCGCCTCGCTGCGCAGCCGGACGCGCCCTCGTCCGGcggctccggcaccggcgggcGCGTGGTGCGGTACTGCGAGGGCACCCCGCGCGACGACGGGCTGCCGGCCGACTGGGCGCACGAGACGCTCCTGGAGCACGACGCGGCCAGGCGATTCTTCCGCTACGAGATGAACGACAACAACATGGGCTTCGGCATCTTCTTCGCCGCCTTCCGCGTCGTCGCTCTCGGCGCGGCCGCTGACGGCGCCGGGACCGCGGGGTGCGAGCTAAGGTGGGAGTTCGAGTGCGAGCCCGtgcgcggcacggcgagggaggcgcTCGTGGCCAGGCTGCAGGCCGGGCTCGACGGCATGGCCGCGCGCGTGCAGGAGCACGTCATgtccgcgcgcgccgccgccgccgtggaggctGCCCCCACGACGTCCCTGCAGCAGGCGGCTTCTGGTCTGGAGGCCGCCGATGGGCTCAAGCTCGACAACTCCATCGCCGTCTGA